A window of Acidobacteriota bacterium contains these coding sequences:
- the rsmH gene encoding 16S rRNA (cytosine(1402)-N(4))-methyltransferase RsmH: MAETGHVAVMAEELLDYLAPRRDGVYVDCTVGAGGHSLRVAQAIGSGRLFGCDKDPVALEAARKTLAAVPGVEFTAWQGDFAGAPEELRRRGVEQVDGVIADLGMSSMQLDAAERGFSFSADGPLDMRMDPRQELTAEQVVNQTDERTLADLIFQYGEERRSRRIARAIVRARPLQTTRQLADLVAAASGAMKERPRRLHPATRTFQALRIYVNQELSSLSALLASLPGWLKPGGRAVILAFHSLEDRPVKQSFRAGAREGWYRLLTPHALRPQAEEMARNPRARSARLRAIEREA; the protein is encoded by the coding sequence GTGGCCGAAACCGGGCACGTTGCGGTGATGGCAGAGGAGTTGCTGGATTACCTTGCGCCACGGCGCGATGGAGTTTATGTGGACTGCACAGTAGGAGCCGGAGGACACAGCCTGCGGGTGGCGCAAGCCATCGGGAGCGGGCGTCTGTTCGGCTGCGACAAAGACCCGGTGGCTCTGGAGGCCGCGCGTAAAACGCTGGCGGCGGTGCCGGGGGTGGAGTTCACGGCGTGGCAGGGGGATTTCGCGGGCGCGCCGGAAGAGCTGCGGCGGCGCGGAGTCGAGCAGGTGGACGGCGTGATTGCCGACCTGGGGATGAGTTCGATGCAGTTGGACGCTGCCGAACGCGGATTCAGTTTTAGCGCTGACGGCCCGCTGGACATGAGGATGGATCCTCGCCAGGAGCTGACGGCGGAACAGGTGGTCAATCAGACGGATGAGCGGACGCTCGCAGATCTGATTTTCCAATACGGAGAAGAGAGGAGGTCGCGGAGAATAGCCAGAGCCATTGTCCGGGCACGGCCGCTGCAGACGACCCGCCAGTTGGCGGATCTGGTGGCGGCCGCGTCCGGAGCAATGAAAGAACGCCCACGGCGTTTGCATCCGGCGACGCGCACCTTCCAGGCTCTGCGGATTTACGTGAACCAGGAGCTGAGCTCTTTGTCCGCATTGCTGGCGTCGCTGCCGGGCTGGCTGAAGCCGGGCGGACGCGCCGTGATCCTTGCGTTTCATTCGTTGGAAGACCGTCCGGTGAAGCAAAGTTTCCGCGCGGGAGCGCGGGAGGGTTGGTACCGGCTGCTGACGCCGCACGCGCTGCGGCCGCAGGCGGAAGAAATGGCACGCAATCCGCGCGCACGGAGTGCGCGACTGCGGGCGATAGAACGAGAGGCATAA
- the ftsL gene encoding cell division protein FtsL yields MEIYFRQQIDNSHVVRTLDPRRRREQRAYLVAVVLLFLLGFGYASMRFATVRLGYQLATARQQEAQLQQWNRGLQLQAAALGAPARVYNLAESRLGMQSALPGQVLALDVAPVPQAGPSPVTASLHLH; encoded by the coding sequence ATGGAAATTTACTTCCGGCAACAGATCGACAACTCGCACGTGGTCCGCACGCTGGATCCGCGGCGGCGGCGGGAGCAGCGGGCGTACCTGGTGGCGGTGGTGCTGCTGTTCCTGCTGGGCTTTGGCTACGCCTCGATGCGCTTTGCCACAGTGCGGCTGGGCTATCAACTGGCCACGGCGCGGCAGCAGGAAGCCCAGTTGCAGCAGTGGAACCGCGGCCTGCAGTTGCAGGCGGCGGCGCTGGGGGCGCCGGCGCGGGTATACAACCTGGCGGAATCGCGCCTGGGGATGCAGAGCGCGCTGCCGGGACAGGTGCTGGCGCTGGATGTGGCGCCGGTACCGCAAGCTGGGCCTTCGCCGGTGACGGCTTCGTTGCATTTGCACTAG
- a CDS encoding PASTA domain-containing protein, protein MPSHAKPASRYRLLSLQVALVVWSLLVIGRLFWLQVLDHHGLELRAQDQQQRLVTVRAHRGAILDRNLTPLAMSLPVRSLYANPRQIEHPARAARKLAAALDLSDSGLQQSLSSRRSFVWIARQVTAAQAQAVDAMHLTGVYSQPASRRFYPMGGLAENVLGLVGVDGHGLAGLEYSFNHLLRGHNGKALEEVDARGDSYSQIEQKPEEGGNLILTLDQNIQYITQQALDKQVAAEHALRGIAVVENPETGAILALAQSPATQLGDAAVSEPYEPGSVLKLVTLSAALEQGLITPQTLINCEMGAIRIGRVVIHDHAPFGIITVTDVLKHSSDVGAIKIGQKLGADELYHYLRAFGFGQKTGVDLPGESAGILRPPQRWVPMMLGAISMGQGIAVTPLQEAAMVSSIAEGGVYHAPRLVLGTFQGSLPEQAPEYQAPAGRRVLTPLVANEMKQMMAQVVLGGTGRKAQLNGYTAAGKTGTAQKADPQTHRYSHTNYVASFAGFAPINNPAVTILVVIDSPHHGSYEGGDVSAPAFKEIAEQVLPYLGVPHDVPASAEPVAPVRIAAVDQHEESQEVLQAGLAVEPPPVSEAAAAAKPNQVVFDYRSQSLILVPDFKGQSLRDVSAACQRLGLDLTLQGDGVAQAQSLAPGTRVSSGSAITVRFVP, encoded by the coding sequence TTGCCTTCTCACGCAAAACCCGCGTCGCGTTATCGGCTGCTGAGCTTGCAGGTTGCACTCGTAGTCTGGAGCCTGCTCGTAATCGGGCGGCTGTTCTGGCTGCAGGTGCTGGATCACCACGGGCTGGAGCTGCGCGCCCAGGATCAGCAGCAGCGGCTGGTGACGGTGCGGGCGCACCGGGGCGCGATTTTGGACCGCAATCTGACGCCATTGGCGATGAGTTTGCCGGTACGGTCGCTGTATGCAAACCCGCGGCAGATCGAGCATCCGGCGCGGGCGGCGCGGAAGCTGGCGGCGGCGCTCGATCTGAGCGACAGCGGACTGCAGCAGAGCCTGAGCTCGCGCCGGAGCTTCGTCTGGATTGCGCGGCAAGTGACGGCGGCGCAGGCGCAGGCGGTCGACGCAATGCATCTGACGGGCGTGTACTCGCAGCCGGCGTCGCGGCGGTTTTACCCGATGGGTGGTCTGGCGGAAAATGTGCTGGGCCTGGTCGGGGTCGATGGCCACGGGCTGGCCGGCCTCGAATACAGCTTCAACCATCTGCTGCGCGGGCACAACGGTAAGGCGCTCGAAGAAGTGGACGCGCGGGGTGACAGCTACAGCCAGATCGAGCAGAAGCCAGAAGAGGGCGGGAACCTCATCCTGACGCTGGACCAGAACATTCAGTACATTACGCAGCAGGCGCTGGACAAGCAGGTGGCCGCCGAACATGCGCTGCGCGGCATTGCGGTGGTGGAGAACCCGGAGACGGGGGCGATCCTGGCACTGGCGCAGTCGCCGGCGACGCAGTTGGGCGACGCGGCGGTTTCCGAACCCTACGAGCCGGGCTCGGTGCTCAAGCTGGTGACGCTGTCGGCGGCGCTGGAGCAGGGGCTGATCACGCCGCAAACACTGATCAACTGCGAGATGGGAGCGATCCGGATCGGACGGGTGGTGATTCACGACCATGCACCGTTCGGCATTATTACGGTTACCGACGTCCTGAAACATTCGAGCGATGTGGGCGCGATCAAGATTGGCCAAAAGCTGGGGGCCGATGAGCTGTACCACTATCTCCGAGCGTTTGGGTTTGGGCAGAAAACGGGCGTCGACCTTCCGGGCGAATCGGCGGGCATTCTGCGGCCGCCGCAGCGCTGGGTGCCGATGATGCTGGGGGCGATCAGCATGGGCCAGGGGATTGCGGTGACGCCACTGCAGGAGGCGGCGATGGTATCGTCGATTGCGGAGGGGGGCGTTTATCATGCGCCACGGCTGGTGCTGGGCACGTTCCAGGGTTCGCTTCCCGAGCAGGCACCGGAATACCAGGCGCCGGCCGGGCGGCGTGTTCTGACGCCGCTGGTGGCCAACGAGATGAAGCAGATGATGGCGCAGGTGGTGCTGGGCGGCACCGGCCGCAAGGCCCAGCTCAACGGCTATACGGCGGCGGGCAAGACGGGCACGGCGCAGAAGGCCGATCCGCAGACGCATCGCTATTCGCATACCAACTACGTGGCTTCGTTCGCCGGCTTCGCGCCGATCAATAACCCGGCAGTGACGATTCTGGTGGTGATTGATTCGCCGCACCATGGCAGCTACGAAGGCGGCGACGTTTCGGCGCCGGCGTTCAAGGAGATTGCCGAGCAGGTGCTGCCGTATCTGGGCGTGCCGCACGATGTACCGGCGAGTGCCGAGCCGGTGGCGCCCGTCCGAATTGCGGCCGTCGATCAGCATGAAGAATCGCAGGAGGTTCTGCAGGCGGGGCTGGCAGTTGAGCCGCCGCCGGTGAGCGAGGCGGCGGCGGCAGCGAAACCGAACCAAGTGGTATTTGATTACCGCAGTCAAAGCCTCATCCTGGTGCCGGACTTTAAAGGCCAGTCGCTGCGCGACGTGAGCGCGGCCTGCCAGCGGCTGGGTTTGGATCTCACCTTGCAGGGCGACGGGGTTGCACAAGCGCAATCGTTGGCGCCGGGCACACGTGTGTCCAGCGGTAGCGCCATTACCGTGCGCTTCGTGCCCTGA
- a CDS encoding UDP-N-acetylmuramoyl-L-alanyl-D-glutamate--2,6-diaminopimelate ligase, with protein MRLDDLLHGIAVRQKMGTLPAEIAGLHYDSRQIQPGWAFVAIQGLEADGHTFIPQAVAKGTRLILSERPAPQPAPVAWVQVENARQALAQAAANFFGQPSQRLQLIGVTGTNGKTTTTFLIEAMLRQAGWTTGLLGTIAYHVGAAVEASPHTTPESYDLQKLLRRMVDAGCRAAVMEVSSHALALARVYACSFAAAVFTNLTQDHLDFHGSMENYAAAKRQLFLGQGAPPPRAAVVNADDRASEGMVRGFAGPVLRYGMGASSDLRAAAITYTPEGTRYRLEGPAGLRAEVTSPLVGRVNVLNSLAAIGVGLSLGLEAEKIVAGIPRWPHVRGRFERVAAGQPFTVLVDYAHTPDALTNVLAAARELARGRLLLVFGCGGDRDRGKRPLMGQAAAAGADWVIVTSDNPRSENPEAIIADILQGIPHPAGGAEPDRARAIAKAMGEAKAGDTVVIAGKGHETYQILGTETRHFDDAEQATQAIDALRARGWSA; from the coding sequence ATGCGCCTCGACGACCTGCTCCACGGAATTGCAGTCCGGCAAAAGATGGGAACGCTGCCTGCGGAGATCGCGGGGCTGCACTACGACTCGCGGCAAATCCAGCCAGGCTGGGCGTTTGTGGCGATTCAGGGCTTGGAGGCGGATGGACATACGTTCATTCCGCAGGCGGTGGCGAAGGGGACGCGGCTAATTCTGTCGGAGCGGCCGGCGCCGCAACCGGCGCCGGTGGCGTGGGTACAGGTGGAAAACGCACGGCAGGCGCTGGCGCAGGCAGCAGCGAACTTTTTCGGGCAGCCGTCGCAGCGCCTCCAGCTCATTGGCGTGACGGGAACGAACGGCAAAACGACCACCACCTTCCTGATCGAGGCGATGCTGCGGCAGGCCGGGTGGACGACGGGGCTGCTGGGCACGATTGCATACCATGTGGGCGCGGCGGTGGAGGCGTCGCCGCATACCACGCCGGAATCGTACGATCTGCAAAAGCTGCTGCGGCGCATGGTGGATGCCGGCTGCCGGGCGGCGGTGATGGAAGTGAGCTCGCATGCGCTGGCGCTGGCGCGGGTGTATGCTTGTTCGTTCGCTGCCGCTGTGTTTACCAATCTGACGCAGGATCATCTGGACTTCCATGGCAGCATGGAAAATTATGCTGCCGCCAAACGGCAATTATTTCTGGGCCAGGGCGCGCCTCCGCCACGGGCGGCCGTGGTGAACGCCGACGATCGTGCGTCGGAAGGGATGGTGCGCGGCTTTGCCGGTCCGGTGCTGCGGTATGGGATGGGAGCAAGCTCAGATTTGCGGGCGGCGGCGATTACCTATACGCCGGAGGGAACACGGTACCGGCTGGAAGGGCCTGCGGGACTGAGGGCCGAGGTGACCAGCCCGCTGGTGGGACGGGTGAATGTACTGAACTCGCTGGCGGCTATTGGCGTGGGCCTGAGCCTGGGGCTGGAGGCCGAAAAGATCGTGGCGGGCATTCCGCGCTGGCCGCACGTGCGGGGGCGGTTCGAGCGGGTGGCGGCGGGACAGCCGTTCACGGTACTGGTCGATTACGCGCATACGCCGGATGCGCTCACGAACGTGCTGGCGGCGGCGCGCGAGTTGGCGCGCGGGAGACTGCTGCTGGTGTTCGGCTGCGGCGGCGACCGCGACCGGGGCAAGCGGCCGCTGATGGGACAGGCGGCAGCGGCGGGCGCGGATTGGGTGATCGTGACCAGCGACAACCCCCGGAGTGAAAACCCGGAGGCGATTATCGCAGACATTTTGCAGGGGATTCCGCATCCGGCGGGCGGGGCGGAGCCGGACCGGGCGCGGGCGATCGCCAAAGCGATGGGCGAGGCCAAGGCCGGCGACACGGTGGTGATTGCGGGCAAGGGGCATGAGACTTACCAGATCCTTGGGACGGAGACGCGGCACTTCGATGACGCCGAACAGGCGACCCAGGCGATCGACGCCCTGAGGGCGCGAGGATGGTCCGCATGA